One window of Candidatus Cloacimonadota bacterium genomic DNA carries:
- a CDS encoding threonyl-tRNA synthetase editing domain-containing protein, with the protein MKLLMIYADKFAYKTRKRTLEEVEAIEKNDKIENALVGFIQAEKQDEENVSKVETKLIKNLKWAANKNDTKRIVLHSFAHLSYSKADQEITQKMFDSAQQRLENAGYESWQTPFGYFLDLDMQAPGKSLARVFKEF; encoded by the coding sequence ATGAAATTGTTAATGATCTATGCAGATAAATTTGCATACAAAACACGAAAGAGAACTTTGGAAGAAGTTGAAGCGATTGAAAAGAACGATAAAATTGAGAATGCACTCGTCGGATTCATTCAAGCGGAAAAGCAGGATGAAGAAAATGTTTCAAAAGTAGAAACGAAATTGATTAAGAATCTGAAATGGGCGGCAAACAAGAACGATACAAAAAGAATCGTATTGCATTCATTCGCCCACTTATCTTATAGCAAAGCAGATCAGGAGATTACCCAAAAAATGTTTGATAGCGCTCAACAAAGATTGGAAAATGCCGGTTATGAATCTTGGCAAACTCCCTTCGGATATTTTTTGGATTTGGATATGCAAGCACCCGGAAAATCTCTGGCAAGAGTTTTTAAGGAATTTTAA
- a CDS encoding NAD(P)/FAD-dependent oxidoreductase, with translation MLNLKNEFIFAPIKLGFSKDGKVNERHLNFYRKRSEFLGAVIPEPLYLDKGLREIPTQLGIDADDKVAGLKKLTELLHSDNTKAIAHLNHPGRMANPKIPGNYFISSTDRACEAGGATPKKLEKSEMKNVIKLFVDAALKAEEANFDFIELQLGHGYLLAQFLSPQVNDRTDEYGGSFENRIKFPLETLKAIKEAVKIPVIARISGDEMTEKGIKLPEMIKFSKILKENGIAAIHISAGTVCSTPPWYFQHMFVPKGKTWEFAKAIKEKVEIPIITVGQINEFEDIKKIKTNNMADYLAVGRALVADPDFIGKFLGKVAGNFAPCLACAEGCLGGIKAGKGLQCLVNPEVGKETSTLLKKTSKPQKIAVVGAGLAGMEAALILTKCGHQVDLYEKENLGGQFIYAPLTPHKKSMEKLNKYFEDELKSSKVNVIYKEIKGFEDVSKYNIAVLATGSQPAVPKIEGLDKFYWAEILLEENLPGNKNVLIIGGGLIGVDIATALIPKNNKVTIVKRTTDFGEDMEMISKKLSLAIMKKNQTVFSDHTNIKEIDGATVYAEKNGEQITFENIDLIVVSTGMKSYNPLEEKLKGKIPIYEIGDAKEVGDAQSAINEGYELAMHLN, from the coding sequence ATGTTAAATCTAAAAAATGAATTTATCTTTGCACCAATAAAACTCGGCTTTAGCAAAGATGGAAAAGTCAACGAAAGGCATCTAAATTTTTATCGAAAAAGGAGCGAGTTTTTGGGAGCAGTAATTCCCGAACCTCTTTATCTTGATAAGGGATTAAGAGAGATTCCAACTCAATTGGGAATAGATGCTGATGATAAGGTTGCAGGATTAAAAAAATTAACAGAACTTTTACATTCTGATAATACAAAAGCAATCGCTCATTTGAATCATCCGGGCAGGATGGCAAATCCAAAAATTCCGGGAAATTATTTCATTTCTTCCACCGATCGTGCTTGTGAAGCGGGCGGTGCAACTCCGAAAAAGTTGGAAAAAAGCGAAATGAAAAATGTCATAAAACTATTTGTTGATGCTGCCTTAAAAGCGGAAGAAGCAAATTTTGATTTTATCGAATTACAACTCGGTCACGGTTATTTGTTGGCTCAATTTCTCTCACCACAAGTAAATGACAGAACAGATGAATATGGGGGAAGTTTTGAAAATAGAATCAAATTTCCTCTCGAGACATTAAAAGCTATCAAAGAAGCAGTAAAAATTCCAGTTATCGCCCGTATCAGCGGTGATGAAATGACTGAAAAGGGAATCAAACTTCCGGAGATGATCAAATTTTCAAAAATCCTAAAAGAAAATGGAATTGCTGCAATTCATATTTCTGCCGGAACAGTTTGCTCTACACCACCTTGGTATTTTCAGCATATGTTCGTTCCAAAAGGAAAAACATGGGAATTTGCAAAAGCGATCAAAGAAAAAGTAGAAATTCCCATTATCACAGTCGGGCAAATTAATGAATTTGAAGATATTAAGAAGATAAAGACAAACAATATGGCTGATTATCTTGCAGTAGGAAGAGCACTTGTTGCAGACCCAGATTTTATCGGAAAATTTCTCGGAAAAGTTGCTGGAAATTTTGCTCCTTGTCTTGCTTGTGCGGAAGGCTGTTTGGGTGGAATAAAAGCAGGTAAGGGCTTGCAATGCTTAGTGAATCCGGAAGTAGGAAAAGAAACCTCTACTCTGCTCAAAAAAACAAGCAAACCGCAAAAAATTGCCGTAGTTGGAGCAGGACTCGCCGGAATGGAAGCAGCTCTTATTCTGACAAAATGCGGACACCAAGTTGACCTTTATGAAAAAGAAAATTTAGGTGGACAATTCATTTATGCACCCCTAACTCCTCATAAAAAATCAATGGAAAAACTAAACAAATATTTTGAAGATGAACTGAAATCATCGAAAGTGAATGTAATCTACAAAGAAATAAAAGGATTTGAAGATGTTTCCAAATATAATATTGCTGTTTTGGCAACCGGTTCGCAACCTGCGGTTCCGAAGATTGAAGGATTAGATAAATTTTACTGGGCAGAAATTCTCTTAGAAGAAAATTTGCCGGGAAATAAAAATGTTCTAATTATCGGCGGTGGCTTGATTGGAGTTGACATTGCAACTGCCTTAATTCCCAAAAATAATAAAGTAACTATCGTGAAACGAACAACAGATTTTGGTGAAGATATGGAAATGATCTCCAAAAAGCTCTCGTTGGCAATTATGAAAAAAAATCAGACTGTTTTCAGCGATCATACAAATATTAAAGAAATAGATGGAGCAACTGTCTATGCAGAAAAGAATGGAGAACAAATTACTTTTGAAAATATTGATCTAATCGTTGTTTCCACTGGTATGAAAAGTTATAATCCCCTTGAAGAAAAATTGAAAGGTAAAATTCCAATTTACGAAATCGGAGATGCCAAAGAAGTCGGAGACGCCCAAAGTGCAATAAATGAAGGTTATGAATTAGCGATGCATCTCAACTGA
- a CDS encoding NifB/NifX family molybdenum-iron cluster-binding protein, which translates to MKNIKISNEVKIAIPTSDGENIFPKMLGMAKEFHIYETKNKQIKFLEKRKNPFEKTLQHLKTLDVYEIISDCNIIVSNKIGKKGIKRLEKKGVKLFFRNGKIREVLKNLLINYEKESK; encoded by the coding sequence ATGAAAAATATAAAAATATCAAATGAAGTAAAAATCGCTATTCCTACAAGTGATGGAGAGAACATTTTTCCAAAAATGTTAGGTATGGCAAAAGAATTTCATATTTATGAAACTAAAAACAAACAAATCAAATTTCTCGAAAAAAGAAAAAATCCTTTTGAAAAAACTTTGCAACACTTGAAAACCCTCGATGTTTATGAGATTATCAGCGATTGCAACATTATCGTTTCAAATAAAATTGGTAAAAAAGGAATCAAAAGATTAGAAAAAAAAGGTGTAAAACTTTTTTTCAGGAATGGTAAAATTAGAGAAGTATTAAAAAATTTACTTATAAATTATGAAAAGGAATCAAAATGA
- a CDS encoding class I SAM-dependent methyltransferase, producing the protein MTQFYPESKVEVKGFTAKFYDSVLNLITFGGYDFFIKKAIKSINLNQNDEVVDFGAGTGRNALLMDKQISEKGEILGLEISELMINQFIKKTKNRKNINVINQRIDQPFELDKKYDKVFISFVFHGFPFEIQKNIIQNAFNALKDNGEFIILDFNEFITDETPLYFRIPFKIIECKYAFEYVERDWEKILSEFGFKNFTEKLFLGRHIRLLKAKK; encoded by the coding sequence ATGACACAATTTTATCCGGAATCAAAAGTAGAAGTTAAAGGTTTTACTGCAAAATTTTATGATAGTGTTCTCAATTTAATTACTTTCGGTGGATACGACTTCTTTATCAAAAAAGCGATAAAATCAATTAATTTAAATCAAAATGATGAAGTTGTAGATTTTGGTGCTGGCACCGGTAGAAACGCACTTTTAATGGATAAACAAATTTCTGAAAAAGGTGAAATTCTCGGTCTGGAAATTTCCGAATTAATGATCAATCAATTTATAAAGAAAACAAAAAATCGTAAGAATATCAATGTAATAAATCAACGTATTGATCAGCCATTTGAACTAGATAAAAAATACGATAAAGTTTTTATCTCATTTGTATTTCACGGCTTTCCGTTTGAAATTCAGAAGAATATCATCCAAAATGCGTTTAATGCTCTAAAAGATAATGGCGAATTTATCATTCTTGATTTTAACGAATTCATAACAGATGAAACTCCACTTTATTTTAGAATACCTTTCAAAATTATTGAATGCAAATACGCGTTTGAATATGTAGAACGAGATTGGGAAAAAATTTTATCAGAATTTGGATTTAAAAATTTTACGGAAAAATTATTTTTAGGGAGACACATCCGTTTATTAAAGGCAAAGAAATGA
- a CDS encoding MFS transporter, with the protein MQIIFAGYLSNKTHKKAPLLLGVNLRVIALLFLAFILFKSEIFSNNTIILFIFILISIFSFSGSFANISYVDIVGKSIIDKKRRRFFSLKQTISSIGIFASAIIVRALLKRFSYPVNYGISLLCAGILLLIASIGFWKIKEVIVKIKKKRSFWEYIKIIPQEISENSNLKNYLFIINLLGLSLSFIPFMILFAKKNFELSYGLIGNILIYKIIGMLVTSLILYKISKKIDYKKLLYFSFAIATSIPIFTLIFSNNDFMYQLIFILTGVLLSSFKIAKNGILVEISNNENRATYTGISGAGGILPTIFPLITGILITILGYHFTFILVLLIIVSSFIFIRNLKCKKVEI; encoded by the coding sequence ATGCAAATTATTTTTGCCGGATACTTATCCAATAAAACACACAAAAAAGCTCCACTTCTTTTAGGAGTTAATTTGCGAGTGATTGCTCTTTTATTTTTAGCATTCATTCTGTTTAAATCTGAAATTTTTAGCAACAATACGATCATTTTATTCATTTTCATTCTTATTTCCATTTTCTCTTTCAGCGGTTCGTTTGCTAATATTTCTTATGTAGATATAGTCGGCAAATCTATAATTGATAAAAAGCGCAGACGTTTTTTCTCATTGAAGCAAACAATTAGCAGTATTGGAATTTTCGCATCGGCTATTATTGTCAGAGCATTGTTAAAAAGATTTTCATATCCTGTAAATTATGGAATATCACTTTTATGCGCCGGAATCCTTTTATTAATCGCCAGTATAGGATTTTGGAAAATCAAAGAGGTCATTGTAAAAATAAAAAAGAAAAGAAGTTTTTGGGAATACATTAAAATAATTCCACAAGAAATTTCAGAAAATAGTAATCTGAAAAATTATCTATTTATAATAAATTTATTAGGACTCAGTTTAAGTTTTATACCATTTATGATATTATTTGCTAAAAAAAATTTTGAATTGAGTTATGGCTTGATTGGGAACATACTTATCTATAAGATAATAGGAATGCTGGTAACAAGTTTAATTTTATATAAAATATCTAAAAAAATTGATTATAAAAAACTGCTGTATTTTAGCTTTGCAATTGCTACCTCCATTCCAATTTTTACCTTAATTTTTAGTAATAATGATTTTATGTATCAATTAATATTTATTTTGACAGGCGTTCTTCTATCTTCATTTAAAATTGCTAAAAACGGAATATTAGTCGAAATATCCAATAATGAAAATAGAGCAACTTACACCGGAATATCCGGAGCAGGAGGTATTTTGCCAACTATTTTTCCGCTCATCACGGGTATTTTAATAACTATTTTAGGTTATCATTTTACCTTCATTTTAGTATTATTAATTATTGTTTCAAGCTTTATTTTTATAAGAAATTTAAAATGTAAAAAGGTGGAAATATGA
- a CDS encoding metal-sulfur cluster biosynthetic enzyme, producing the protein MNNEKKAKEIIEGVKHPAIDHTLYDLGIIKSYNIKENVAQIIMALPALNIPIVDMLIQSFEQPLSEFNYEVNVEKVVMTQKEVQKFFAMEQSAWKGM; encoded by the coding sequence ATGAATAACGAAAAAAAAGCAAAAGAAATTATTGAAGGAGTTAAACATCCTGCAATAGACCACACATTGTACGATCTCGGTATTATCAAATCATATAATATAAAAGAAAATGTTGCCCAAATTATTATGGCTTTACCCGCTCTAAATATTCCGATAGTTGATATGCTCATTCAAAGCTTTGAACAACCATTAAGTGAATTTAATTATGAAGTTAATGTTGAAAAAGTTGTAATGACTCAGAAAGAAGTTCAAAAGTTTTTTGCTATGGAACAAAGTGCTTGGAAGGGAATGTAG
- a CDS encoding C1 family peptidase, translating to MIERMNINENIYKEMEAHALKNKSDKIVRNSILNVGLDETALDHKSKTNMQHSFSLELKTGKITAQNKSGRCWLFAGLNTMRFKIMKDLNLKNFELSQTYQMFFDKIEKANYFLENILETIEEKTDSRIIMWLLNAPLNDGGQWDMFTSIVEKYGVVPKETMPETYASSNSARMNHILTLKLRAYASKLRKDYQNGKTVEQLKNDKKKMIVEFYRLLTMFLGIPPKEFIFEYKDEDKKFHRDLNITPKEFYDKYVNIDLNDYVSIINAPTKDKPFNKTFTVQFLGNVEGGNKVKYLNVGMKEFKKLALDQLKDGIPVWFGCDVGKKMQREKGVLDQNIYNYEDVLNSKFELDKAGRLDYGESLMTHAMVFTGVNLINDIPNRWKVENSWGEKNGEKGYFVMSDKWFEEYTYQVVIDKKYLSEELRKAWETEPIVLKPWDPMGSLAL from the coding sequence ATGATTGAAAGAATGAATATCAATGAGAATATTTACAAGGAAATGGAAGCACATGCTTTAAAGAATAAAAGTGATAAAATTGTCAGAAATAGCATCTTGAATGTTGGATTAGATGAAACGGCATTGGATCACAAATCAAAAACAAATATGCAGCATTCATTTTCTTTGGAACTGAAAACCGGAAAAATTACCGCTCAAAACAAAAGCGGAAGATGTTGGCTTTTTGCAGGGTTAAATACCATGAGATTCAAAATAATGAAAGACCTTAATCTTAAAAATTTTGAACTCTCACAAACATATCAAATGTTCTTTGATAAAATTGAAAAAGCAAATTACTTTTTGGAAAATATTCTTGAAACGATTGAGGAAAAAACCGATTCGAGAATTATAATGTGGCTTTTAAATGCTCCACTTAATGACGGTGGACAATGGGATATGTTCACAAGCATTGTAGAAAAATATGGAGTTGTTCCAAAAGAGACAATGCCGGAAACTTATGCCAGCAGCAATTCTGCAAGGATGAATCATATTCTTACTTTGAAACTTCGAGCATACGCCTCAAAATTACGAAAAGATTACCAAAACGGAAAAACAGTCGAACAATTAAAAAATGACAAAAAGAAAATGATTGTTGAATTTTATCGTTTGTTAACTATGTTTCTCGGAATTCCACCCAAAGAATTTATTTTTGAATATAAAGATGAAGACAAAAAATTCCATCGCGATTTAAATATTACTCCGAAAGAATTTTACGATAAATATGTAAATATTGATTTGAATGATTATGTGAGCATAATAAATGCTCCAACAAAAGATAAGCCGTTTAATAAAACATTTACAGTTCAGTTTCTCGGAAATGTTGAAGGCGGAAACAAAGTAAAATATCTAAATGTTGGGATGAAAGAATTCAAAAAACTTGCACTTGACCAATTAAAAGATGGGATTCCAGTTTGGTTTGGTTGTGATGTAGGCAAAAAGATGCAAAGAGAAAAAGGTGTTTTAGATCAAAACATTTATAATTATGAAGATGTATTAAATTCTAAATTTGAATTGGATAAAGCAGGACGACTGGATTATGGAGAAAGTTTGATGACTCATGCAATGGTTTTTACTGGTGTGAACCTGATAAATGATATTCCAAACAGATGGAAAGTTGAAAACAGTTGGGGCGAAAAAAACGGCGAAAAAGGTTATTTTGTAATGAGCGACAAATGGTTTGAAGAATATACATACCAAGTTGTAATTGACAAAAAATATCTTTCCGAGGAATTGAGAAAAGCTTGGGAAACGGAACCAATAGTTTTGAAACCTTGGGACCCAATGGGATCACTCGCATTATAA
- a CDS encoding DUF1684 domain-containing protein yields the protein MLENEYLNQVITGRKQKDEFFASDYQSPIPQEESANFTKLNYFEPDLNYRFELEMIELSEKAKIKIEDTGGNLRDFLKWGKFTFTINDQKCLIYAYKSDEAEARLFIPFKDETSGKETYGAGRYLDLYEERDKIGSKWILDFNMATNPWCAYSPNYVCPLIPFENILKVAIKAGEKNYK from the coding sequence ATGTTAGAAAATGAATATCTAAATCAAGTGATAACGGGCAGAAAACAAAAAGATGAATTTTTTGCATCAGATTATCAATCACCAATTCCACAAGAAGAAAGTGCGAATTTTACAAAATTAAACTATTTTGAACCTGATTTAAATTATAGATTTGAATTGGAAATGATAGAATTATCCGAAAAAGCAAAAATAAAAATCGAAGATACGGGAGGGAATCTAAGAGATTTTTTGAAATGGGGGAAATTCACTTTTACAATAAATGATCAAAAATGTCTTATTTACGCTTATAAATCTGATGAAGCCGAAGCGCGTCTCTTTATTCCTTTCAAGGATGAAACCAGCGGGAAGGAAACTTATGGTGCTGGCAGATATTTAGATCTTTATGAGGAACGAGATAAAATAGGAAGCAAATGGATATTGGATTTTAATATGGCAACTAATCCTTGGTGTGCATATAGCCCCAATTATGTATGCCCGTTAATCCCATTTGAAAATATTTTGAAAGTCGCGATCAAAGCGGGTGAAAAAAATTATAAATAA
- a CDS encoding class I SAM-dependent methyltransferase: protein MAKIKVFDENIGAYEKWFMDNKFVYQSELKAVEKAIPENVEGFEIGIGSGLFAKPFGIMEGIEPSKKMREKAKERNLEVVNAVAENLPFENKSKNFALMVTSICFVDDIERTFREANRVLKQNGNLIIGFVDKNSPIGKEYLKHRDESVFYQDAIFYGTEEVYKILAETGFEVEETYQTIFGKLDEVKTIQEVKAGYGKGSFVVIKAKKSKNGEK, encoded by the coding sequence ATGGCAAAAATAAAAGTATTTGATGAAAATATCGGTGCCTATGAGAAATGGTTTATGGATAATAAATTCGTGTATCAATCAGAATTAAAAGCTGTGGAAAAAGCAATACCGGAAAATGTAGAAGGCTTTGAAATAGGAATTGGTAGTGGACTTTTTGCGAAACCTTTTGGAATTATGGAAGGAATAGAACCTTCAAAAAAAATGAGAGAAAAAGCAAAAGAAAGAAATCTCGAAGTCGTTAATGCTGTTGCGGAAAACTTACCATTTGAAAACAAAAGTAAAAATTTTGCTCTTATGGTTACTTCTATTTGTTTCGTAGATGATATTGAGAGAACTTTTCGAGAAGCAAATCGCGTTTTAAAACAAAACGGAAATCTTATAATTGGATTTGTGGATAAAAATAGTCCAATCGGCAAAGAATACCTAAAGCATAGAGATGAAAGTGTGTTTTATCAAGATGCGATCTTTTACGGAACCGAAGAGGTTTATAAAATATTAGCTGAGACAGGTTTTGAAGTTGAAGAAACTTATCAAACTATTTTCGGCAAATTAGATGAAGTTAAAACTATCCAAGAAGTCAAAGCGGGATACGGAAAAGGTAGTTTTGTTGTTATCAAAGCAAAAAAATCAAAAAACGGAGAAAAATAA
- a CDS encoding uracil-DNA glycosylase, whose product MKFKKNKIFDPSQECKWYCCCPIRYFTEDGKLNKRWSEEYCHGNWEKCIRFQKEESGRYHPDNMLPDGSIDNNLRY is encoded by the coding sequence TTGAAATTTAAAAAAAATAAAATCTTCGATCCTTCCCAAGAATGTAAATGGTACTGCTGCTGTCCGATAAGATATTTTACCGAAGATGGCAAATTGAATAAAAGGTGGTCAGAGGAATATTGTCATGGCAACTGGGAAAAATGTATCCGATTTCAAAAGGAAGAATCCGGACGTTATCACCCTGACAATATGTTACCGGATGGCAGTATTGATAATAATTTGCGATATTAA
- a CDS encoding MBL fold metallo-hydrolase — MKITIIYDNTAINENLIADWGFSTLIEFKGKRILFDTGAKGSVLLKNMHTLGIDPQSIDEVFISHYHYDHTGGLSTFFDLNNDVTLYIPPSFKGVHNHAKLEYITGLTCLHQDIYSTGELKKIEQSLIFKTENGLVIIVGCAHPKIGNILKAAREVGKPYALIGGFHGFRKFNLLKNMEIICPTHCTRHIKEIKELYPKKYIEGGAGRIIEI; from the coding sequence ATGAAAATTACAATAATTTACGACAATACTGCTATAAATGAAAATTTGATAGCTGATTGGGGTTTTTCGACTCTAATTGAATTTAAAGGAAAGCGAATACTTTTTGACACAGGTGCTAAGGGTTCAGTTTTGCTAAAAAATATGCACACACTCGGAATTGATCCTCAAAGTATTGATGAAGTATTTATTTCGCATTATCATTATGACCATACTGGTGGACTTTCTACTTTTTTTGACCTGAACAATGATGTAACACTTTATATTCCTCCGTCATTTAAAGGGGTTCATAATCATGCTAAATTGGAATATATTACAGGACTAACCTGTTTGCATCAAGATATATATTCCACCGGAGAATTGAAAAAAATCGAACAATCGCTTATTTTTAAAACAGAAAATGGATTAGTAATAATTGTTGGGTGTGCTCATCCCAAAATTGGAAATATACTCAAAGCTGCTCGGGAAGTTGGTAAACCTTACGCTCTTATCGGCGGTTTTCATGGATTTAGAAAATTTAATCTGCTAAAAAATATGGAAATAATTTGTCCTACTCACTGCACGCGTCATATTAAAGAGATAAAGGAACTCTATCCCAAAAAATATATTGAGGGCGGAGCTGGTAGAATAATTGAAATTTAA
- a CDS encoding NifB/NifX family molybdenum-iron cluster-binding protein, protein MRIAISTENGQVGQHFGRCAQYTIVDIENKKMIDKKVISNPGHAPGAIPKFLNEKGCDIIVTGGMGKKAQDFFIQFGLDYIIGVQGKIEDVIRDYLNDTLEIGESSCDHGEGKGDGQGHRW, encoded by the coding sequence ATGAGAATAGCAATTTCAACGGAAAACGGGCAAGTAGGTCAGCATTTCGGCAGATGCGCTCAATATACGATTGTAGATATTGAAAATAAGAAAATGATTGATAAAAAAGTGATTAGCAATCCCGGACATGCTCCAGGTGCAATTCCCAAATTTCTTAATGAAAAAGGATGCGATATAATTGTTACCGGAGGAATGGGAAAAAAAGCACAGGATTTTTTCATTCAGTTTGGATTGGATTATATCATTGGTGTACAAGGTAAGATCGAAGACGTAATTCGTGATTATTTGAATGATACTTTGGAAATTGGTGAAAGCAGCTGCGATCATGGCGAAGGTAAAGGAGATGGTCAAGGACATAGATGGTAA
- a CDS encoding universal stress protein, whose translation MKRFLVAIDLWDETNRVLEYAKKLATEFDGKLCVVHSETPESYIPSYDTEFEPELSINNMEIMKSHEKMIKHRFDKIKADLKNDNIESAFVLMEGSTAKNILKEVKEFNADLIIIGSHKHGRFYNLIFGGVHDVLINRSNIPIFIIPAENKENDK comes from the coding sequence ATGAAACGTTTTTTAGTAGCGATAGACCTCTGGGATGAGACGAACAGAGTTCTGGAATATGCAAAAAAGTTGGCAACTGAATTTGATGGAAAATTATGTGTCGTTCACTCGGAAACACCGGAATCCTATATTCCTTCCTATGATACGGAATTTGAACCGGAATTATCCATCAATAACATGGAAATCATGAAAAGCCATGAAAAAATGATCAAGCACAGATTCGACAAAATCAAGGCAGACCTGAAAAATGATAATATCGAATCCGCATTTGTTTTAATGGAAGGATCAACTGCCAAAAATATTCTGAAAGAAGTTAAAGAATTTAATGCGGACTTGATCATCATCGGATCGCATAAACATGGGAGATTTTATAATCTAATTTTTGGTGGAGTTCATGATGTTTTGATCAATAGGTCAAATATACCCATCTTCATCATCCCCGCAGAAAATAAGGAGAATGACAAATGA
- a CDS encoding DUF5320 domain-containing protein, translating into MPRRDGTGPSGKGAGTGRRRGNVFSLHNKEGKFSVWRSLVVPAIGFIVNDARKPDGITQKTIHSIANRLSNKKLADSKKTEVKNAEYEIVEDDRKGE; encoded by the coding sequence ATGCCAAGAAGAGATGGAACAGGTCCCTCTGGTAAAGGTGCAGGAACCGGCAGAAGAAGAGGGAATGTATTTAGTTTGCATAATAAGGAAGGAAAGTTTTCTGTCTGGCGGTCTCTTGTAGTTCCAGCCATTGGTTTTATTGTTAACGATGCGCGAAAACCTGATGGGATAACCCAAAAAACTATTCATTCAATTGCAAATCGTTTAAGCAATAAAAAATTAGCCGATAGCAAAAAAACAGAAGTCAAAAATGCAGAATATGAAATCGTAGAAGACGATAGAAAAGGAGAGTAA
- a CDS encoding DUF5320 domain-containing protein, with product MPRGDRTGPDGMGAMTGRGAGYCAGYSSPGYTKGVPRGGAGYGRGRGFGQGYGRGYGRGNGFGRGYYQNPNYAYNQYPNPQAIPYSKENEEKMLNDEMEMLKTEMKNIEKRLDAMKSDEE from the coding sequence ATGCCAAGAGGTGACAGAACAGGTCCCGATGGAATGGGAGCAATGACAGGACGAGGTGCCGGCTATTGTGCCGGTTATTCAAGCCCCGGATACACAAAAGGTGTTCCGCGTGGTGGCGCTGGTTATGGTCGTGGTCGAGGATTCGGACAAGGTTACGGGCGCGGTTACGGTCGTGGAAATGGATTTGGTAGAGGATATTATCAAAACCCAAATTATGCCTATAATCAATATCCCAACCCGCAGGCAATTCCCTATTCAAAAGAGAATGAAGAAAAAATGCTGAATGACGAAATGGAAATGCTGAAAACGGAAATGAAGAATATTGAGAAAAGACTTGACGCTATGAAGAGCGATGAAGAATAG
- a CDS encoding DUF134 domain-containing protein — protein sequence MTRSRKSRRIQKPPLFQRFKPAGVRARTLQRVVISVDEYEALRLADCESMEHKQAAEEMNISRPTFTRLIEVARKKVAKAIIEGKEIFIEGGFVDFQHNIFRCVNCGYIIQINFNDEFPQTCPECGSENLINLAQRCGFERRQGRGHGRKGFR from the coding sequence ATGACAAGATCCAGAAAAAGTAGAAGAATCCAAAAACCACCGTTATTTCAGCGGTTTAAACCCGCTGGAGTTAGAGCAAGAACTTTGCAGAGAGTTGTAATCAGCGTGGATGAATACGAAGCTCTCAGACTTGCGGATTGTGAAAGTATGGAACATAAGCAGGCAGCAGAAGAGATGAACATTTCCCGCCCTACTTTTACTCGCCTTATAGAAGTGGCACGAAAAAAGGTTGCAAAAGCAATAATTGAAGGAAAAGAAATTTTTATAGAAGGTGGATTCGTTGATTTCCAGCATAATATTTTTCGGTGTGTTAATTGCGGTTACATTATCCAAATAAATTTTAACGATGAGTTTCCTCAAACATGCCCCGAATGTGGAAGTGAAAATTTGATCAATCTTGCCCAAAGATGTGGATTCGAGAGACGACAGGGTCGAGGACATGGAAGAAAAGGATTTCGGTAA